GCTCCTCCTCGTTTTGCGGGGTGAAGCGGGCCTGGATCCCCCCGCCCAGGCACTTGGGGGCCGCCGCCGCCAGACCCCCTCCCGGGGCCCCGCCGATGCCCATGACGGCGTGGACCCCCGTCCCCCGGATGGCGGCCGCCAGGGCGGCGATCACGTCCCCGTCAGAGATGAGCTTGACCCGGGCCCC
This Thermus aquaticus DNA region includes the following protein-coding sequences:
- a CDS encoding fructose-bisphosphatase class II; translation: GARVKLISDGDVIAALAAAIRGTGVHAVMGIGGAPGGGLAAAAPKCLGGGIQARFTPQNEEERARLKAMGGDENRIYRTEDLAPGKEIVFAATGITDGDILQGVRFFGG